ATGAGATTACCAGAGTAAGAAGAATATTTGCCACAAGTATCGTATTTCTAGGGGCTAATTCCTGCatgtattaatttctgtgtttttaaatgACCCAGTTCTGAAAATGATTTGCCACCAACATTGACTTTGTGTGGTCCCTGTTCAGTGTGTATTAATTCGTGCTTCTTGAGATTGCCCCATTGAGGAAACGATTTACCACAAACACTATATTTGTAGGGTCTCTTTCCAATGTGTGTCAACAAATGCTTCTTGAGATGGCCCGACTGAGTAAACGATTTTCCACAAACATCGCATTCGTGGGGTCTCTTTCCTGTGTGTATTAAGCCATGAATCTTTAGATGGCCCAACAGAGTGAACGATTTTCCACAAACACCGCATTCGTGGGGTCTCTTTCCTGTGTGTATTACCCGGTGGGTCTTGAGATGGCTCGACTGAGTAAATGATTTTCCACAGACATCGCATTTGTGTGGTCTCTGTCCAGTGTGTATTAATTCATGTTTCTTGAGATTGCCCCTTTCAGTAAACGATTTCCCACAAACACGGCATTCGTGGGGTCTCTTTCCCGTGTGTATTAATTCATGTACCTTCAGACTGCCCGAACGAGTAAACAATTTACCACAAACATCACATTTGTGATGTCTCTTTGCACTTGGCACAGTGTGGACATTAACATGATCACTTGTACACAAAATTCCAGAGTCATCACATCTGAGTTTCTCTGCAACTTGTGTCACAGTATGTGTATTGCATATATCACTAAAGGatttccttaaagttttcctggttTCCTTGGATGAAGATTGCTTCTCAGTCTGCTCCACGATTTCTTCTTTTACACTTTCTAAGGAGATGTTGTTTTCATGGTCATCACCGCATTCAAGTTTCTCATTGTTGGCAGCTAATAATGCTTGGTCACCCTCACTCATTCTCAAATGTTCTTTCAAGCTGTCATCAGTGGGCAATACCTCACCACATGACTTACACACATATGCAGGTGCCTGCACACCATCAATGTGGATGAAGATATGCATTATGAGTCTGTATTTTGAAGGGAAGCTCTGTAGGCAGAAACTACAGGTAAACTTATGGAATTCCTTTTTCCTGATGCTACAACTTAATCTCGTGCCACATAAGCTGTCTTCTTGTGAAGTCCGTAACTTGGTATAGTTATGAGACATACTGAAATCTGTTGACATCTCTGTATTTATCTCCAGATCGGCATTGACTAGTCCTTGAT
The Schistocerca serialis cubense isolate TAMUIC-IGC-003099 unplaced genomic scaffold, iqSchSeri2.2 HiC_scaffold_1400, whole genome shotgun sequence genome window above contains:
- the LOC126442687 gene encoding zinc finger and SCAN domain-containing protein 26-like, with the translated sequence MHIFIHIDGVQAPAYVCKSCGEVLPTDDSLKEHLRMSEGDQALLAANNEKLECGDDHENNISLESVKEEIVEQTEKQSSSKETRKTLRKSFSDICNTHTVTQVAEKLRCDDSGILCTSDHVNVHTVPSAKRHHKCDVCELRPHLIMGYTKGAFLNMAIFDEKYRDMNCNQVYPRKCQNNLAADPFTPEVLETSNQQSFLGQC